One window of the Mycobacteriales bacterium genome contains the following:
- a CDS encoding nuclear transport factor 2 family protein, which produces MTEDDFDHAVASYRQALGAFVTGDPSLVAGLFSRKEDVTLANPLGPPRRGWVDVEKAITEAAAHFTGGSLQCEEISRYSTPELGYVVQIERSELQLAGHEGMSPSTLRVTMIFRREGDVWRVAHRHADPITTRQPIRTVLDA; this is translated from the coding sequence ATGACCGAGGACGACTTCGACCACGCCGTCGCCTCGTACCGGCAAGCGCTCGGTGCGTTCGTCACGGGCGACCCGAGCCTTGTCGCGGGCCTCTTCTCACGGAAAGAGGACGTCACGCTGGCCAATCCCCTGGGACCACCTCGCCGCGGTTGGGTCGACGTCGAGAAGGCCATCACGGAAGCGGCCGCACATTTCACGGGCGGCTCCCTCCAGTGCGAGGAGATCTCAAGATACTCGACCCCCGAACTCGGCTACGTCGTCCAGATCGAGCGAAGTGAGCTGCAACTGGCCGGCCACGAGGGTATGAGCCCCTCCACGCTACGGGTCACCATGATCTTCCGGCGCGAAGGCGACGTGTGGAGGGTCGCGCACCGCCACGCCGACCCGATCACGACCAGGCAGCCGATCCGGACTGTCCTGGACGCCTAA
- a CDS encoding MBL fold metallo-hydrolase: MGTTEAVSGTLTYDVFINEPAPQDGVLPNGEPKRFSPQASTLISGSEDAVLTDPPMTTDQARALGDWVAAKSRNVTDIFITHGHGDHWFAAGTLAERFGARVVASAGTITQMHGNVATRPLLWDKLYTGIPPTPVTATTVPDNRFTLEGHDLVIVEVGSTDSDDSTVLHVRDLDLVVAGDVIYNGVHMYLAQPAIVGNFEPWRAAIDTVESLEPRHIVAGHHNNQLDDDAERTIAETRRYLDDAEELLRTQNSAVDFFNAKIARYPEHLGRTILWVGASVLYGVREHPEQDVRQIVLSSWL; this comes from the coding sequence ATGGGCACCACCGAAGCCGTCAGCGGGACCCTGACCTACGACGTCTTCATCAACGAGCCGGCGCCACAGGACGGTGTCCTCCCCAACGGTGAGCCGAAGCGGTTCTCGCCCCAGGCCAGCACGCTGATCTCCGGCAGCGAGGACGCAGTGCTGACCGACCCCCCGATGACCACGGATCAGGCGCGCGCACTGGGCGACTGGGTCGCTGCGAAGAGCCGGAACGTCACCGACATCTTCATCACCCACGGCCACGGCGACCACTGGTTCGCCGCCGGGACGCTGGCCGAACGCTTCGGCGCCCGCGTCGTCGCCTCGGCGGGGACGATCACCCAGATGCACGGCAACGTCGCCACCCGGCCGCTGCTGTGGGACAAGCTCTACACCGGGATCCCGCCGACACCGGTCACCGCGACGACGGTGCCCGACAACCGGTTCACGCTCGAAGGACACGACCTCGTGATCGTCGAGGTCGGCTCGACCGACAGCGACGACAGCACCGTCCTGCACGTCAGGGACCTCGATCTCGTCGTGGCCGGGGACGTGATCTACAACGGGGTGCACATGTACCTGGCGCAGCCCGCGATCGTCGGGAACTTCGAACCGTGGCGGGCGGCGATCGACACGGTCGAGTCGCTCGAGCCCCGGCACATCGTCGCTGGGCACCACAACAACCAGCTCGACGACGACGCCGAGCGGACGATCGCGGAGACCCGGCGCTACCTCGACGACGCCGAAGAGCTCCTGCGAACCCAGAACAGCGCGGTCGACTTCTTCAACGCGAAGATCGCGCGCTATCCGGAGCACCTCGGCCGGACGATCCTGTGGGTCGGCGCGAGCGTCCTCTACGGCGTACGCGAACACCCCGAGCAGGACGTCCGCCAGATCGTCCTTTCCTCGTGGCTGTGA
- a CDS encoding enoyl-CoA hydratase/isomerase family protein, whose product MRDEGGVLFVEITAPPINLLGPDLVRDLVSLIRRAEADDTVKVVVFMSGDPDYFISHVDLTRVAEYRAEAAKLVGEPSIALLFHHLSASRLVTIAQIEGRVRGAGSEFALACDMRFAAGASAMFGQFEPAFGLLPGGGATQHLVRLMGRARALEVMLSADDYDAQLAERYGWVNRALPDDDIAEFVRTLAHRIARFPGPGHIAVKDRVNAIALAPAEAFRRDSDIFGDGVSDPQVQSRIQAAFQHGLQTRDGEMTLTRILRSLADHQSNS is encoded by the coding sequence GTGCGCGATGAAGGCGGGGTCCTGTTCGTAGAGATCACGGCCCCTCCCATTAATCTCCTGGGCCCCGACCTGGTCCGCGACCTGGTCTCCCTGATCAGGCGAGCCGAGGCCGACGACACCGTCAAGGTCGTCGTGTTCATGAGCGGGGACCCGGACTACTTCATCTCCCACGTCGACCTGACCCGGGTCGCGGAATACCGCGCGGAGGCGGCGAAGTTGGTCGGCGAGCCGTCGATCGCCTTGCTGTTCCACCACCTCAGCGCCAGCCGCCTGGTGACCATCGCCCAGATCGAAGGTCGGGTACGCGGTGCCGGAAGCGAGTTCGCGCTGGCCTGCGACATGCGGTTCGCCGCAGGCGCATCGGCAATGTTCGGTCAGTTCGAGCCCGCCTTCGGGCTGCTCCCCGGTGGAGGAGCCACCCAGCACCTGGTGCGACTCATGGGCCGCGCCCGGGCGCTCGAGGTCATGCTGAGCGCGGACGACTACGACGCTCAGCTCGCTGAACGGTACGGCTGGGTCAACCGAGCGCTGCCCGACGACGACATAGCGGAGTTCGTGCGGACACTCGCCCACCGGATCGCCCGCTTCCCCGGCCCCGGCCACATCGCGGTCAAGGACCGGGTCAATGCGATAGCGCTCGCGCCGGCGGAGGCCTTCCGCCGCGACTCCGACATCTTCGGCGACGGCGTCAGCGACCCGCAGGTGCAAAGCCGGATCCAGGCTGCGTTCCAACATGGACTCCAGACCCGAGACGGGGAAATGACCCTGACGCGCATCCTTCGGAGTCTCGCCGACCACCAATCGAACTCGTGA